One Aegilops tauschii subsp. strangulata cultivar AL8/78 chromosome 7, Aet v6.0, whole genome shotgun sequence genomic window carries:
- the LOC109782981 gene encoding NAC domain-containing protein 92-like isoform X1, translated as MDIPSSLISSILIFMVASNITITQESIAHKASTMADHLQIQQKQLVLPPGFRFHPTDEEIIKFYVVPKVLDEAFVVAAIEDVNLNKYEPWELPEKAKMGEKEWYFYSRKDRKYPTGIRTNRATEAGYWKATGKDKEIFQPPFTLIGMKKTLVFYKGRAPRGEKTNWIMHEYRLESNKKLTSNPSITTRTVTRTNTASKEQWVVCRIFHKSTGLKKMVTPSYNMPMYTGAEHQQAFVDLDTLPPLMEYDMSSTCAHAPLFPGASSYKSHDVGTGSSMMGSVALPMMNYHYIGNNHHHQMMANPTLPLSLYQHQQQHQQMMMHMGADQGLMVGAQPGSGLASMLSQEDTVAGLRNNYPGNTAATAVGETSLMNMGMDDIWQN; from the exons ATGGATATCCCTAGCTCATTAATTTCTTCCATACTCATATTTATGGTTGCGTCCAATATTACCATCACCCAAGAATCCATTGCACATAAAGCCTCCACCATGGCAGACCACCTTCAAATTCAGCAGAAACAGTTGGTACTACCGCCGGGGTTTAGGTTCCACCCGACGGATGAGGAGATCATCAAATTCTATGTGGTCCCCAAGGTGCTCGATGAAGCCTTCGTTGTCGCGGCGATTGAGGATGTAAACCTCAACAAGTACGAGCCATGGGAGCTACCAGAGAAGGCGAAGATGGGGGAGAAAGAGTGGTACTTTTACTCCCGAAAGGATCGCAAGTACCCCACTGGGATACGAACGAACCGGGCGACGGAGGCCGGCTATTGGAAGGCCACCGGAAAGGACAAGGAGATCTTCCAGCCACCTTTCACACTCATCGGCATGAAGAAGACACTTGTCTTCTACAAGGGCCGGGCGCCTAGGGGGGAGAAGACCAATTGGATCATGCATGAGTATAGGCTCGAGAGCAACAAGAAGCTGACATCCAACCCATCCATCACCACCCGCACCGTCACCAGAACCAACACGGCTTCCAAG GAACAGTGGGTGGTTTGCAGGATCTTCCATAAGAGCACCGGACTAAAGAAGATGGTGACACCGTCATATAACATGCCAATGTACACAGGAGCAGAACATCAGCAGGCCTTTGTCGACTTAGATACATTGCCTCCTCTCATGGAATATGACATGTCGTCAACATGTGCGCATGCACCGCTGTTTCCTGGAGCTTCTTCATACAAGTCGCACGATGTCGGAACTGGCTCATCGATGATGGGCAGTGTGGCGCTTCCTATGATGAATTACCACTACATCGGGAACAACCACCACCACCAAATGATGGCCAACCCAACACTGCCTCTGTCGCTCTaccaacaccaacaacaacatcAACAGATGATGATGCATATGGGTGCAGATCAGGGTCTCATGGTCGGGGCTCAACCTGGAAGTGGGTTGGCGTCGATGCTGTCACAGGAGGACACTGTGGCCGGGCTGAGGAACAACTACCCAGGGAACACCGCTGCAACAGCAGTTGGCGAGACCTCATTGATGAACATGGGTATGGATGACATTTGGCAGAACTGA
- the LOC109782981 gene encoding NAC domain-containing protein 87-like isoform X2 → MVASNITITQESIAHKASTMADHLQIQQKQLVLPPGFRFHPTDEEIIKFYVVPKVLDEAFVVAAIEDVNLNKYEPWELPEKAKMGEKEWYFYSRKDRKYPTGIRTNRATEAGYWKATGKDKEIFQPPFTLIGMKKTLVFYKGRAPRGEKTNWIMHEYRLESNKKLTSNPSITTRTVTRTNTASKWVVCRIFHKSTGLKKMVTPSYNMPMYTGAEHQQAFVDLDTLPPLMEYDMSSTCAHAPLFPGASSYKSHDVGTGSSMMGSVALPMMNYHYIGNNHHHQMMANPTLPLSLYQHQQQHQQMMMHMGADQGLMVGAQPGSGLASMLSQEDTVAGLRNNYPGNTAATAVGETSLMNMGMDDIWQN, encoded by the exons ATGGTTGCGTCCAATATTACCATCACCCAAGAATCCATTGCACATAAAGCCTCCACCATGGCAGACCACCTTCAAATTCAGCAGAAACAGTTGGTACTACCGCCGGGGTTTAGGTTCCACCCGACGGATGAGGAGATCATCAAATTCTATGTGGTCCCCAAGGTGCTCGATGAAGCCTTCGTTGTCGCGGCGATTGAGGATGTAAACCTCAACAAGTACGAGCCATGGGAGCTACCAGAGAAGGCGAAGATGGGGGAGAAAGAGTGGTACTTTTACTCCCGAAAGGATCGCAAGTACCCCACTGGGATACGAACGAACCGGGCGACGGAGGCCGGCTATTGGAAGGCCACCGGAAAGGACAAGGAGATCTTCCAGCCACCTTTCACACTCATCGGCATGAAGAAGACACTTGTCTTCTACAAGGGCCGGGCGCCTAGGGGGGAGAAGACCAATTGGATCATGCATGAGTATAGGCTCGAGAGCAACAAGAAGCTGACATCCAACCCATCCATCACCACCCGCACCGTCACCAGAACCAACACGGCTTCCAAG TGGGTGGTTTGCAGGATCTTCCATAAGAGCACCGGACTAAAGAAGATGGTGACACCGTCATATAACATGCCAATGTACACAGGAGCAGAACATCAGCAGGCCTTTGTCGACTTAGATACATTGCCTCCTCTCATGGAATATGACATGTCGTCAACATGTGCGCATGCACCGCTGTTTCCTGGAGCTTCTTCATACAAGTCGCACGATGTCGGAACTGGCTCATCGATGATGGGCAGTGTGGCGCTTCCTATGATGAATTACCACTACATCGGGAACAACCACCACCACCAAATGATGGCCAACCCAACACTGCCTCTGTCGCTCTaccaacaccaacaacaacatcAACAGATGATGATGCATATGGGTGCAGATCAGGGTCTCATGGTCGGGGCTCAACCTGGAAGTGGGTTGGCGTCGATGCTGTCACAGGAGGACACTGTGGCCGGGCTGAGGAACAACTACCCAGGGAACACCGCTGCAACAGCAGTTGGCGAGACCTCATTGATGAACATGGGTATGGATGACATTTGGCAGAACTGA